One window of Epinephelus fuscoguttatus linkage group LG9, E.fuscoguttatus.final_Chr_v1 genomic DNA carries:
- the sting1 gene encoding stimulator of interferon genes protein, whose product MQCLQDQDALIPQPRGTLPKVCAAALAAITTGGIVFLSPEMLFGWVAMVILILTLGPLLHGICLLAEEMLYHSSTRYRGRGLLSHMLPACGLGGKTLLAAGLAGLLLYLAGNPLPHKGQCWKLLFLASVLYALLKSLGVLGPSEVEVSDICEGRKMNVAHGLAWSFYLGYLRLVLPRLEESIARFRATHQASRSSWGRGSRKLLILIPLNANISHKLEEEDDNITFYDNLPDTEIDRAGVRRRVFKHSVYRVVDEHGKVRECVMEYATPLLTLYSMSQESSAGFGEPERRQQVLLFYKTLQDILEHSLECRNRYKLILLNDEHEDDPHFLSKAILRHLQQQEKEEFCLTPPPHQEIGHPFMSTSSAPSSAPSMNQVPMSREPTLMFSLEKPKPLKEPVESTDHFQGRI is encoded by the exons ATGCAGTGCCTCCAAGATCAGGACGCGCTCATCCCTCAGCCTCGCGGGACTTTGCCTAAGGTGTGTGCAGCTGCGCTGGCTGCCATAACAACAGGAGGCATCGTGTTTCTGTCTCCTGAAATGTTATTTGGAtgggttgccatggtaataCTAATCCTGACACTCGGCCCTCTGCTGCACGGGATCTGTCTGCTAGCAGAGGAGATGCTTTACCATTCAAGTACAAG GTACCGAGGCCGAGGGCTACTGAGCCACATGCTGCCAGCCTGTGGTTTAGGGGGAAAGACCCTGCTGGCTGCAGGGCTGGCAGGCCTTCTGCTCTACCTGGCCGGAAATCCTCTGCCACACAAAGGCCAGTGCTGGAAACTCCTCTTCCTGGCCTCAGTTCTTTACGCACTGCTCAAAAGCCTGGGAGTCCTG GGTCCGTCGGAGGTGGAGGTGTCAGACATCTGTGAGGGGAGGAAGATGAACGTGGCCCACGGCCTGGCCTGGTCCTTCTACTTGGGCTACCTGCGACTGGTGCTGCCAC GTTTGGAGGAGTCCATTGCAAGGTTTCGTGCCACCCATCAGGCCAGCAGATCCTCCTGGGGTCGTGGCTCCAGGAAACTCCTCATCCTCATACCtctcaatgccaacatttctcaCAAGCTGGAGGAAGAGGACGACAATATCACTTTCTATGACAACCTCCCCGACACTGAGATAGACAGGGCGGGAGTCCGGAGGCGAGTCTTCAAGCACAGCGTCTACAGAGTAGTGGATGAGCATGGAAAG gTCCGTGAGTGTGTTATGGAGTATGCAACGCCTCTGCTGACGCTGTACAGCATGTCCCAGGAGAGCAGCGCTGGTTTCGGGGAGCCTGAGCGCAGACAGCAGGTCCTGCTCTTCTACAAGACCCTGCAGGACATACTGGAGCACTCGCTGGAGTGTCGCAACCGCTACAAACTCATCCTGCTCAATG ATGAGCATGAGGACGACCCTCACTTCCTGTCCAAAGCTATCCTCAGacacctgcagcagcaggagaaagAGGAGTTCTGCCTCACTCCACCTCCTCACCAGGAGATAGGGCATCCGTTCATGAGTACATCAAGTGCCCCGTCGAGTGCTCCATCTATGAACCAGGTGCCAATGAGCAGGGAGCCTACACTCATGTTCAGCCTGGAGAAACCTAAGCCTCTGAAGGAACCTGTGGAGAGCACCGACCATTTTCAAGGAAGAATATAA